From the Populus nigra chromosome 13, ddPopNigr1.1, whole genome shotgun sequence genome, the window CAGTTGATCTCACCGTTTacaatatctttccttttctttttcctgtctGTCTTCGTTCTTTGTAAACTGGAGTTAATATTTCATACATGTCTATCTAGGTGGTCAACTATTGCTAGATACTTGCCCGGAAGAACAGACAATGAGATAAAGAACTATTGGAGAACACATtccaaaaagaaagagaaatgctctcagaaacaagaaaagagaaaagctcAGATCCTCAAACAGGAAGAGGAACACCAGCAACACCTGCAGCAGCAGCTAGAAGCTGACATGAAAATGGTCAACACCATTGCTCATGAAAAGACGCATGAAGCACCAGAAATGATGTACCCCGCTTTGGAGGATCAATGCTTGCCTGTGATGTCTCAAGATGTTGTATCTTGGGCAGATTCTGTGGTAGAGGATTATTATAGACTATGGGGTGGCTTTTGGAACTTAGATGATCATCCATAGGCTCAAATTATTATAGACTATGTGGGGGTTGTAATTGCATGCTCAAAAACTCtggaaaaaatcaaatcgaaaatGAGTCTAGTGAGATAAGCAGATAACATAACACTACTTGTTCCCTAGATTGGGGACATCTCCAATAAATA encodes:
- the LOC133670805 gene encoding MYB-like transcription factor EOBII, with product MVARMGWGIPEQGWRKGPWTPEEDKLLIEYVSLHGEGRWSSVSRCPGLNRSGKSCRLRWVNYLRPGLKRGQITPQEEGIIIELHALLGNKWSTIARYLPGRTDNEIKNYWRTHSKKKEKCSQKQEKRKAQILKQEEEHQQHLQQQLEADMKMVNTIAHEKTHEAPEMMYPALEDQCLPVMSQDVVSWADSVVEDYYRLWGGFWNLDDHP